From Paenibacillus sp. GP183, one genomic window encodes:
- a CDS encoding TM2 domain-containing protein encodes MDNMLRKSQMETKDLLLLDSEVKSQGKNMVVAYVLWYFLGLIGGHRFYMGKTGSAIAQIILTITLIGSIATFIWWIVDAFKLHQWVKEHNSAVENRIMDQITLNKINQPAASVQY; translated from the coding sequence ATGGACAACATGTTGAGAAAAAGTCAAATGGAAACAAAAGATCTGCTTTTATTGGATTCAGAAGTCAAAAGCCAAGGTAAAAACATGGTCGTTGCTTATGTGCTGTGGTATTTCCTGGGACTGATCGGAGGCCATCGTTTTTACATGGGCAAAACTGGCTCGGCTATTGCGCAAATAATTCTAACGATTACGCTTATTGGCTCCATTGCCACGTTTATTTGGTGGATTGTAGACGCTTTTAAACTGCATCAATGGGTGAAAGAGCATAACTCCGCCGTAGAGAACCGCATCATGGATCAAATCACACTGAACAAAATCAACCAACCGGCAGCTTCGGTTCAATACTAA
- a CDS encoding 50S ribosomal protein L25: MSNSIQLLNRTGKVKQLRAQGQVPAVVYSGRMDNEHVAVEEKLIRAALKSNPHAILEVVLPSKKKHPVLIHQVQKDSLSGKLLHIDFLQINMKEKLDTPVAVHYSGESVGTKEGGILQIEMHEVMVRCMPNKLPSSLDIDISKLNIGDKLLVSDLEVSKDVEILTDPEAVLVTILAVQKLDEALEPAAEDAGDEAEAEETDEAKSKEKVQ, encoded by the coding sequence ATGAGCAACTCGATTCAGCTGTTAAACCGTACCGGTAAAGTAAAGCAACTGAGAGCACAAGGGCAAGTTCCAGCTGTCGTATACAGCGGCAGAATGGACAACGAGCATGTAGCTGTTGAGGAGAAACTAATCCGTGCAGCACTTAAAAGCAATCCGCATGCGATTCTGGAAGTCGTCCTGCCTTCCAAAAAAAAGCATCCCGTGCTGATTCATCAGGTTCAAAAAGACAGCTTGAGCGGAAAGCTGCTGCATATTGATTTTCTGCAAATTAATATGAAGGAGAAGCTCGATACCCCTGTAGCAGTTCATTACAGCGGGGAGAGCGTTGGCACCAAGGAAGGCGGAATCCTTCAGATTGAGATGCATGAGGTCATGGTTCGCTGTATGCCGAATAAGCTGCCGAGCTCTCTGGATATAGACATCAGCAAGCTGAATATTGGTGATAAGCTGCTAGTTTCTGACCTGGAGGTAAGCAAGGATGTGGAGATCTTGACCGATCCTGAAGCTGTTCTGGTGACCATATTAGCTGTTCAGAAGCTGGATGAGGCTCTCGAGCCTGCAGCCGAAGACGCTGGAGATGAAGCTGAAGCCGAGGAAACGGATGAAGCGAAAAGCAAGGAAAAAGTTCAATAA
- a CDS encoding DUF2188 domain-containing protein, whose amino-acid sequence MPWTKGDYPDSLKNFEPRTRNKAVEIANALLEDGYEEGRAIAIATSQAKEWAEDHPDSSRKAKQKRKREEDNNNLHVLPFDGKWAVKAEGADEPELVVDTKAKAVKEALKLASEDNLSAIIHREDGTIQTSHNYK is encoded by the coding sequence ATGCCATGGACAAAGGGTGATTACCCTGATTCATTAAAAAACTTTGAGCCGCGCACGCGCAACAAGGCGGTTGAAATAGCGAATGCACTGCTGGAGGACGGGTATGAAGAAGGTCGAGCAATAGCGATTGCGACCTCCCAGGCTAAAGAATGGGCAGAAGACCATCCTGACAGCAGCCGTAAAGCTAAACAAAAGAGAAAACGGGAAGAAGACAATAATAATCTTCACGTGCTTCCTTTTGATGGGAAGTGGGCCGTTAAAGCCGAAGGTGCGGATGAGCCGGAGCTCGTGGTGGACACCAAAGCAAAAGCGGTGAAAGAGGCTCTGAAGTTAGCCTCTGAGGACAACCTGAGCGCCATCATTCATCGGGAAGACGGAACTATACAGACTTCACATAACTATAAATAA
- a CDS encoding class I SAM-dependent methyltransferase: MDTERIEHIRQEEKEYHEDCFEHYRLYEKGSWLDKPIPMVMELAGRLGQNRPLAVLDLGCGAGRNSIPLAQWVKPAGGKVLCVDLLDKALEKVQDYSEEFLVDDVIQTQQADIGEYQIPRNAFDYIVAASCLEHVKTPEVLKRVLYALADGTKSGGINFIMMNTNIEEMDKQTGRRRETLFEVVIPKERALELFRANYAGWEELKLTEEPMELEISRDDVPVILKADSLIVAYRKP, translated from the coding sequence ATGGATACAGAACGAATTGAACACATACGCCAGGAAGAAAAAGAATATCACGAAGATTGCTTTGAGCATTACAGATTGTATGAAAAAGGCTCCTGGCTGGACAAGCCGATCCCGATGGTTATGGAGCTGGCAGGACGCTTGGGCCAGAACCGGCCATTAGCCGTATTGGATCTGGGCTGCGGCGCAGGACGCAACAGCATTCCATTGGCACAATGGGTTAAGCCCGCTGGAGGAAAGGTCCTTTGTGTCGATCTTCTCGATAAAGCTTTGGAAAAGGTGCAGGATTACAGTGAGGAATTCCTCGTCGATGATGTGATCCAGACGCAGCAAGCGGACATTGGCGAATATCAAATACCCCGGAATGCCTTCGACTATATCGTCGCTGCTTCTTGTTTGGAGCATGTGAAAACACCTGAAGTGTTGAAACGGGTTTTATATGCTCTCGCTGATGGAACCAAAAGCGGGGGCATTAATTTTATCATGATGAATACCAACATCGAGGAAATGGATAAACAAACTGGCCGTAGACGGGAGACGCTGTTTGAGGTCGTCATCCCCAAAGAGCGGGCGCTGGAGCTGTTTCGCGCCAATTATGCGGGCTGGGAAGAACTTAAATTGACCGAGGAGCCGATGGAGCTCGAGATCAGCCGTGACGATGTCCCTGTTATATTAAAGGCGGACAGCTTGATCGTCGCTTATCGCAAGCCATGA
- a CDS encoding isochorismatase family protein has protein sequence MKMGLLVVDMQKIFLHDPKEKLDVREACEHINYVSGLLRGKDQMVIHIQDMEGSNEDTDPEAREFISEITVGPKDIRITKEYSNAFWKTNLEQVLREHEIGFVVVAGFAAEYCVTFTANGAMERGFQAAILQRGIVSTKPDAINSIYRDRHIISWPAIQFMMNTIV, from the coding sequence ATGAAAATGGGATTGTTGGTTGTTGATATGCAAAAAATTTTCTTACATGATCCAAAGGAGAAACTGGATGTAAGGGAAGCTTGTGAGCACATCAATTATGTATCAGGGTTATTGCGTGGGAAAGATCAAATGGTCATTCATATTCAAGACATGGAGGGATCGAATGAGGATACGGATCCAGAAGCAAGAGAATTTATTTCGGAAATTACAGTTGGCCCAAAGGACATCCGGATTACGAAAGAATACTCCAATGCGTTTTGGAAAACTAATTTGGAACAAGTGCTTCGTGAGCATGAAATTGGATTTGTTGTCGTTGCCGGCTTTGCTGCAGAATATTGTGTCACTTTTACTGCTAATGGTGCAATGGAACGAGGCTTTCAAGCAGCTATTCTACAAAGAGGAATTGTCAGCACAAAGCCGGATGCCATTAACTCGATTTACCGGGATCGTCATATAATATCTTGGCCGGCGATCCAATTCATGATGAACACCATTGTTTAA
- a CDS encoding SRPBCC domain-containing protein: MGRLADELDSFKTTSLEFIRTFKAPRDLVFKTWTDPEHLKHWWGPQGFDINVFKFDLQPGGIFHYSMVNAEGNQMWGKFVFREVAGPSKLVFVNSFSDAKGNTVRPEFSELFPMEILNIVTFTEQDGHTIMTMRGGPIQATDEEIQFFYSMHPSMQEGFGNSFGQLDEYLAKM; the protein is encoded by the coding sequence TTGGGCCGCCTGGCTGACGAGCTGGATTCATTTAAGACGACCAGTCTGGAGTTTATTCGGACCTTCAAAGCGCCACGCGATCTGGTGTTCAAGACTTGGACGGATCCAGAGCACCTGAAGCATTGGTGGGGACCACAGGGTTTTGACATCAACGTCTTCAAGTTCGATCTGCAACCGGGAGGCATCTTTCATTACAGTATGGTGAACGCGGAAGGTAACCAGATGTGGGGGAAGTTCGTTTTTCGAGAAGTTGCAGGACCGAGCAAGCTCGTCTTCGTGAATTCTTTCTCCGATGCGAAAGGAAATACTGTTCGACCTGAATTCAGCGAACTGTTTCCTATGGAAATTCTAAATATCGTAACCTTCACCGAGCAGGACGGTCATACGATCATGACCATGCGAGGCGGTCCCATTCAAGCCACAGATGAAGAGATTCAATTTTTTTATTCCATGCATCCCTCCATGCAGGAAGGCTTCGGCAATTCCTTCGGTCAGTTGGATGAATACTTGGCGAAAATGTAG
- a CDS encoding ATP-binding cassette domain-containing protein, whose amino-acid sequence MISVQGLNKSFKVAKRTTGLVQATKALFVREHTEVHALTDISFNIQPGEIVGYIGPNGAGKSTTIKIMSGILVPDSGTCRIMGYTPWKERVPYVKHIGVVFGQRTQLWWDVPVMDSFELLRDIYKVPHAEYKANLDLIVETLDLQNLIHTPVRQLSLGQRMRCEIAASLLHSPQILFLDEPTIGLDAISKIAVRQFIKTINKEKGVTIILTTHDMNDIEALAGRILLIGNGSLLYDGSLNAIRSRFHTRKTIAIDYRETTDPLLLPGTQVLSWSAERAVLSVDTEQVMISDIISQLSSRLELLDVAVEAQPIEEIIVQLYKEYRI is encoded by the coding sequence GTGATATCCGTTCAAGGATTGAACAAATCGTTTAAGGTTGCTAAGCGTACGACCGGACTGGTGCAGGCGACAAAAGCATTATTCGTTCGCGAGCATACGGAAGTCCATGCATTAACCGATATCTCATTCAATATCCAACCAGGCGAAATCGTAGGATATATCGGGCCGAATGGCGCAGGGAAATCGACCACCATCAAGATAATGAGTGGTATTCTGGTCCCTGACAGCGGAACATGCCGCATTATGGGATACACCCCATGGAAGGAACGAGTTCCATATGTGAAGCACATCGGTGTAGTGTTCGGACAACGAACGCAGCTATGGTGGGATGTCCCCGTGATGGACTCATTCGAACTGCTGCGGGATATTTACAAGGTTCCGCACGCAGAGTACAAAGCCAATTTAGACTTAATTGTAGAAACATTGGATTTACAAAACCTCATTCACACCCCTGTTCGACAGCTAAGCTTGGGCCAAAGGATGCGATGTGAAATCGCGGCTTCCCTGCTCCACAGCCCCCAGATCCTATTTCTGGATGAACCTACCATTGGGCTCGATGCCATCTCCAAGATCGCCGTAAGACAATTCATCAAAACCATCAACAAGGAAAAAGGCGTCACCATCATTCTCACCACACACGATATGAACGATATTGAAGCTCTTGCTGGTCGCATTCTTCTGATCGGTAACGGAAGCTTGTTGTACGACGGCAGCTTGAATGCCATACGCAGCCGCTTCCACACCCGCAAAACCATCGCAATCGATTATCGCGAAACAACCGACCCGCTCCTGCTTCCAGGTACCCAAGTCCTGTCTTGGTCAGCGGAAAGAGCTGTGCTAAGTGTCGATACGGAGCAGGTCATGATCTCGGATATCATCTCTCAGCTTTCCTCTCGGTTGGAGCTCCTTGATGTTGCCGTAGAGGCGCAGCCGATTGAAGAGATCATCGTCCAACTCTACAAGGAGTACCGCATATGA
- a CDS encoding ABC transporter permease, with protein MITPYWSVLKLRLLNGMQYRSAALAGIATQFFFGFIFIMIFEAFYNQTSGQAPMTLQELATYTWLRQALLAFVALWFRDNEFFQLITTGNIAYELCRPTGIYPFWYSKLIASRIASALLRCFPILIIVFFLPEPYKLGLPPNLPTFLLFLAAVMIGLLLLVAISMLIYISVFWTLSPMGSMLIFGVCGEFFAGMIIPIPLMPTWMQSISYALPFHLTLDFPFRLYSGNIPPNEALFGMCTQIGWLIFVVIVGKFLLSKGLRRVVVQGG; from the coding sequence ATGATAACGCCCTATTGGTCCGTATTGAAGCTTCGCCTGCTGAATGGCATGCAGTATCGGTCGGCCGCCTTGGCAGGAATCGCGACTCAATTTTTCTTCGGGTTTATCTTCATCATGATCTTCGAGGCCTTCTACAACCAGACTTCAGGTCAGGCTCCCATGACGCTTCAAGAGCTTGCCACGTACACATGGCTCAGACAAGCCTTGCTTGCATTTGTTGCCTTATGGTTTCGCGACAATGAGTTTTTTCAATTGATTACCACAGGCAATATCGCTTATGAATTATGTCGTCCCACTGGCATTTATCCATTCTGGTACTCCAAGCTTATCGCTTCACGCATAGCAAGTGCTCTGCTGCGCTGTTTTCCCATTCTGATCATTGTTTTTTTCTTGCCTGAGCCCTATAAGCTGGGATTGCCGCCAAACCTTCCAACCTTTCTACTATTTTTAGCCGCTGTTATGATAGGCTTACTTCTGCTGGTGGCGATCTCCATGTTAATCTACATATCGGTATTCTGGACTCTGTCGCCAATGGGCTCCATGCTGATCTTTGGGGTATGTGGAGAATTTTTCGCGGGCATGATTATCCCAATCCCATTGATGCCAACTTGGATGCAATCCATCTCTTATGCACTGCCTTTTCACTTAACCCTGGATTTCCCATTCCGCCTGTATTCGGGCAATATTCCGCCGAATGAAGCGCTTTTCGGAATGTGTACACAGATTGGATGGCTCATCTTTGTGGTGATCGTAGGCAAATTTCTGCTAAGCAAGGGATTGCGAAGAGTCGTCGTACAGGGAGGGTGA